In one Juglans regia cultivar Chandler chromosome 11, Walnut 2.0, whole genome shotgun sequence genomic region, the following are encoded:
- the LOC108995212 gene encoding uncharacterized protein LOC108995212, translated as MGVKMDDRWRNIWDLEVPSVTKLLLWKAENDLLPTKKNLFKRKVVEDKSCPICKAEEETPMHVLWQYPTTNDIWAEDGSCVQKWGRTEDEFMLLWEKLMGMLSKSKLEDKAMLFRRVWLQRNEYVFLKRLMCPKVLLKIVRKALLDYQASQTNQKHERQVQDNAAKGSLKWEKPGCGFVKVN; from the coding sequence ATGGGGGTTAAGATGGATGATAGGTGGAGAAATATTTGGGACCTTGAAGTGCCAAGTGTGACAAAGTTGTTACTTTGGAAAGCTGAGAATGATTTGTTGCCTACAAAAAAgaatttgtttaaaagaaagGTTGTGGAGGATAAAAGTTGCCCAATTTGCAAAGCAGAGGAAGAAACACCTATGCATGTATTGTGGcaatacccaacaacaaatgaCATATGGGCAGAAGATGGAAGTTGTGTTCAAAAATGGGGTAGAACAGAAGATGAATTTATGTTGTTGTGGGAGAAGTTGATGGGAATGTTGAGTAAGAGCAAGCTGGAAGATAAGGCAATGTTGTTTAGAAGAGTGTGGCTGCAAAGAAATGAGTATGTTTTTTTGAAGAGGTTAATGTGTCCTAAAGTTCTATTGAAAATAGTAAGAAAAGCTCTTCTAGACTACCAGGCTTCTCAGACAAATCAGAAACATGAAAGGCAGGTGCAAGACAATGCTGCTAAGGGCTCACTAAAGTGGGAAAAACCAGGATGTGGATTTGTAAAGGTGAACTAG